In Humulus lupulus chromosome 7, drHumLupu1.1, whole genome shotgun sequence, the following are encoded in one genomic region:
- the LOC133792747 gene encoding UDP-glycosyltransferase 87A1-like, whose amino-acid sequence MTSLGNEPKPATICHVVAMPFPGRGHINPMMNLCKLLASKKPDILITFAVTEEWLGYIGSDDKPANIRFASIPNVVPPERLKAADFPAFYEAVMTNMEAPFDQFLDRLLETTPLTVIIADIEVLWGINVGKRRNIPVALSWTMSASFFRMLHFFNIFSENNDFNIPLDSLSNYSDDKNLEDMPGLSSWEIEDLKIVLRENDQKVLKLALDCIAQVSKAQFLLFTSVYELESQSINTLRSEFSFPVYPLGPAIPYLDLHDQHNSSSTSQNCIQWLDSQPNGSVLYISLGSFLSVSSTQMDEIAAGLRTSGVRFLWVARSEALRLQERSGELGLVLAWCDQLKVLCHSSIGGFWTHCGWNSTLEAVFGGVPMLTFPLFLDQVPNSRQIVEEWKVGLRVKREVGSDENLIMKRDEIAELVGKFMDFESDVGKEIRKRAGELRDSCQRAIAKGGSSDSNLDAFISDICNVTRGQ is encoded by the exons ATGACTTCCCTCGGCAACGAACCAAAACCGGCCACCATCTGCCACGTGGTGGCGATGCCCTTTCCTGGACGAGGCCACATCAACCCCATGATGAACCTCTGCAAGTTGCTAGCTTCCAAAAAACCAGACATCCTCATCACCTTCGCTGTCACCGAGGAGTGGCTCGGCTACATCGGCTCCGATGACAAGCCAGCTAATATCCGCTTCGCTTCCATACCCAACGTCGTCCCACCGGAGCGGCTAAAAGCCGCCGACTTCCCAGCCTTCTATGAAGCTGTCATGACTAACATGGAAGCTCCTTTTGACCAGTTCCTGGATCGCCTCCTCGAAACGACGCCGTTGACTGTAATCATAGCTGATATAGAAGTACTCTGGGGAATCAATGTTGGCAAACGAAGGAATATTCCAGTGGCCTTATCTTGGACCATGTCAGCCTCCTTTTTCAGAATGTTgcattttttcaatattttctcTGAAAATAACGATTTCAATATCCCCCTTGACTCTTTATCCA ATTATAGTGATGACAAGAATTTGGAGGACATGCCAGGACTCTCATCTTGGGAAATAGAAGATCTTAAAATAGTACTCCGAGAAAATGACCAAAAGGTTCTGAAACTAGCCTTGGATTGTATAGCTCAGGTCTCAAAAGCTCAATTTCTTCTCTTCACCTCAGTTTATGAGCTTGAATCTCAATCAATAAACACTCTAAGATCAGAATTTTCTTTCCCTGTTTACCCACTAGGCCCAGCTATTCCATACTTAGACCTTCATGATCAACACAACAGCTCTTCAACCTCTCAAAACTGTATTCAATGGCTGGATTCACAGCCAAATGGGTCCGTTTTATACATCTCCTTGGGCAGTTTTCTTTCGGTTTCGAGTACCCAAATGGACGAAATCGCTGCTGGTTTAAGAACTAGTGGTGTTAGATTCTTGTGGGTTGCTCGATCTGAAGCTCTTCGTTTACAAGAGAGATCTGGCGAGTTGGGGTTGGTTTTGGCATGGTGTGACCAATTGAAGGTGTTGTGTCATTCTTCTATTGGGGGGTTTTGGACTCATTGTGGGTGGAACTCTACTTTGGAAGCTGTGTTTGGTGGTGTTCCTATGCTTACTTTTCCTCTGTTTTTAGACCAAGTTCCGAATAGTAGGCAGATTGTCGAGGAGTGGAAGGTTGGGTTGAGGGTGAAGAGAGAGGTGGGTAGTGATGAAAATTTGATAATGAAAAGAGATGAGATTGCTGAACTTGTGGGAAAGTTCATGGATTTTGAAAGTGATGTGGGGAAAGAGATTAGGAAAAGAGCTGGAGAACTTAGAGATTCGTGTCAACGAGCCATTGCTAAAGGTGGTTCCTCTGACAGTAACCTTGATGCTTTTATCAGTGATATATGTAATGTAACACGAGGCCAGTAG